The genomic interval agagactagtccGCCAAGGGCTGAGAATACAGCTCAATAACAGAACAGTCACTGGTCAagtccctgggttcagtctccatgGCTGGGGGTTAGGAAGGGTTACACAGAACAGAACTTGATCTTCCTACCTGCTCCCCTGATCTTCCTACCTGCTCCCCTGAGTGTGTGAAACAGAGCAAACTGCCGTCCACGCAGCCGATGCAGATGTATTGCTGGTAGCACCGTGGGGAAGAGAAGAGTGGCTTTCCACAGGAGCGCTTCCACACCGTGCTCCCAGAAGCCTGTCGTGGCCAAAGCAGTCGATAGCACTGGAAATTACTAACCTCGGACCTTTGCCATTTAAAGTTACATTCACttacttactgtgtgtgtgcacatgcacgtgtgtaAGTACGTGCCACGAGGCACAcgtggaggctggaggacaacGTAGGTGAACTGATTCTCACCTTCCATCACACGGGAAGGAgctgaactcaagttgtcaggcttagcagcaagtgcctttacatgCACAGCCATTTTACAACAAACGAAAACTCTTCAAAGCcagagtgacagtgacagtgacagtgacccACTGGTGCTTTGATGAATCTGGCATCCACACACTGTCAGAAAATCAGTGCTTACTGAGCAGAACTCGGACGCAGAGAACATCAGCCCAGAGCACAGTGCAAAGCAGAGCTACACATAGACCTAGAACATcagtgtaactccagttccaggggagcccATGCCTCTTCTGACCTCGTCAGGTACCAGAcccgtgacacacacacacacactcactactTACAAATGTAAAACTCAATCTTTTAACAGTTAAAACTAGCTGAAGAAACaagtaacaataaaaacataaactcCCATTTACTCCTTTTTCCAACTAATTTCAATCATTTTAAGTGAATTCTAGCTCATTAATACATGTATTATAtttaactgaaaagtttctgACTTCTcaacatcaaaattaaaaataaagataggtAAAACAAGCAACATGTGTCACTTTATACCTACAGGATTTAGGGCCAGTAAGAGTCCCCCTAGCGTAGCACAGTACAGATGGTGTGGACTCAGGCTCACACACGGAGAGGAAAAGAGAGCGCCTTCACAGTTTAGCTTCCAGACACATTTCTTTTCCTGCAAATAAGAGTCGGAATTAACTGTGTGGTGCTGTGGTTAATCAGCCGGCCTACAGGACAGCTGAAGTTTGGCTGGGCGCAACTCCATGTGTCGCTCCTCCTGGTGCTAGCATTGaccccagagccttgtgcatgttGTCCTGTGAAGCAGTTGTCACAGTCCAGGGGGATGCagatttccccttctcctctgccctccccGTTCACTCACtcggaatcctcctgcctttgcctcctcggTGTAGGGATtgcaggtatgtaccaccatgccaggtAAGTTAGTGCAAAGGCAACATGTACAcacgctcgtgtgtgtgtgtgtgtgtgtgtgtgtgtgtgtgtgtgtgtgtgcccgtgcccacacatacatatactcattcTGAATATACAACTTGGTATGCTTCTTCCACTGACTTTATAAAatgacttaaaaataattttaatacgtTGTATGCAAAATAAAATGATGTCTCTTCCTGATCTAAAAACTATTAGAAACTACTTGCTCAATCTTATAAACAactttatgtatatatttgtctgcTTCTGATTATTTTGCCAGAATagattcatagaaaaaaaatttcttcGGTCAAAGGACATGAACGTTACTCATCCACACTGCTTCTTAATTAAACTTcctatgcgtgtgtgtgtgtgtgtgatctttttTAATTAATGTCATTTTTAATGCATGTAgcaaagctgacctcaaactcgcatgtagccaaggatggtcttCCACTACCGATCCTCTTAAGTACTTTGTGCATCCTAGGCAAGGTACCAACTGGGCTTTATCCACAGCCCCTCAAATGTCTTCCCAGCTGGTATTTCTCTCATGGACACTGGCTGTCAATCATTGTAGCATGGGGAGCTATGTGCTTTGGGATCTCAGAGTCTCATTCTCGTGGCTTTGAAGACTAAAGGCCTGAGATACTTATGTCCTCAGCGGCTTCTTCCTGGGATCTTGTGTATTTATGTCCCTTGTTTTTGTCTTCTATCTGGGTCTTTCTAATTAACTTATATTTACTCTCTATTTCTATTTATACCAATAAGTGAGCTTTGATTCACTTATTTCCAAAACTGTCTTAGCCTATTTCttgtagtttttattttcatataatggGCCCTTAAAAGAGCTTACTGATAtcttactttgattttttttctgttatgatcattctaaattttttatattactgaaattatttgaaaagaagCTAAAAATGTCTAAAGATGTTAAAATTTAACTAATCACTTCTTTCCAGACCCAGTGTTATGCTTGGGCTATCACTAACTCCTGCTCCCAGACACAGAGCACGTAACAGTCACGTCCATTTCTGTGTTTATGATAAACAGTGATGAAGTGAATTCTTACATAAATGTCTAAAGCATATGCGTGCTGGTCATGAGATCCGACATAAATGAGTCCTGTGGTTGGATCCACGGCTGGTGAGCTTTTGACAGCATCTTCAGTAGTAAATGTCCAATATTTTTCTCCACTATTACTTTTTAGGACATAGACTAATCCATTATAACAGCctacagagaaacaaaatgtaaaagaTGAGACTGAGATACattgatataaaatatttaaataatgacAATTTCTATTCACACTCTTCTCATCTATTTATGCTCACCATCTGATTGAGATTTCAGTAAACATAAAGGAGAAACTGAACTACAGTCATTTGTGTAAAACCCTTACTCAGTGCTGGTGCGCTGGCACATGTCCTCAGTCCAGCTCTGGGCCTTCCCCTCCTGTGCTGAAGCGACAGTGAACACCACtacaactcctacaagttgtcctctgatttcaggAGTTCACGTACACACCCACACTGACAGAACTGGATTCCAATCTATTCTGGCTGTTGCTGGATAAATGACCAGCATCACAGAGCATCAAGTTACTCTCCTTCCATCCGACAGTTATTGTAGCCACACAAGGAAGAAAGGTGCTCAGGACTGTTTTAGAAAAGCTAACACTAGTAACAACCAATGTCTGCTGGGCATTTCCTATGTACTGGGGGCTTcttttggggacagggtctttagcccaggctagcctcagttaTCCTATTAGGGGAGGATagaccttctgatcctcctgccctacttcttgagggctgggattccaggtgtgcatCACCTACCACCTGGtttgtgcagtgctggggactgagccttGAGCATGTAGGGCAGCATTCTGCCATCTGAGCCACATCCCTGGCCTACTTTTTCAAACATTTTAGCATAATTGTGTCCACACTCATGGATGACAGCAAGGAAGCAGATTAACCAGCAGGGCAAACTTTCAAAGTTACCATGTGGCTGGCAGTGTCAGGATTTAATAAATCTAAGCGCCTGTATTCTTAGCAACTACACTGAACTTCTTTTCCCAAGTGGTGGCTGTGGATGAGAAGGTAGCAGAGATCCCAGACCTTGGTACAGTTGAgtaaaaatggtaaaaaaaaaaaaaaaaaaaaaaaaaaaaaaaaaaaaaagccgggcggtggtggtgcacgcctttaatcccagcacttgggaggcagaagcaggcggatttctgagttcgaggccagcctggtttacagagtgagttccaagacagccagggctacacagagaaaccctgtctggggggtggtgggtggggagggagggaagaaggtaaaaaaaatacaaacaaccccccccccaaaaaaaaacctacaaatgaAGTCACTACAAACACTTGGGCACATAGAAATCAGACCAAGTGGATGGAATGTGAGGGCAGCCATTTAGGAGTCTCACTGCCTACGCTATACATGGTTCTGCTCCCACCCAGGATTCAATTTCCACGACACTCTCTGTGTGGCCATCACTCACTGAGAGCTTCATTTGTGCCTTGCAGTGTACTTATGGCTCCCTGGTGTACTAATGGCTCACTTAACCCTGCTCATAACTCTGATAGTTGCCATGGGTTTAAAATACACCCATAAATTCTTAGATGACCTTCAAGACCTGGAGACCAATTCTCTCCCCAGGGCATGGACTGGACTTGATGATTTATGTTCAGTGaacaaaattaagcaaaaatgGTAGTCTCCAGTTTTAGCGAGTAGGTCTTAAAGGCACCATGTGGCTCCTGTGGCTTTCTCTTTGGGATCACCCACTCTGAGGGAAGTCAGATGCTATGCCATGCAAACATTCAGACAGCTACAGAGAGGCTCATGTGGCACACAGCTGGAATATTCTCAGCAAAAAGTGAGGGAAGAGCGAGCCTAAGGCCGGAGCCCCACGCTGACAATGCTGCCCATGAGCCATCCTGGAAGCCTGTCTTCCGGCCCATAAAGCCTCAGATGCCTACAGAGGCATCGTGAGATTTTGATCGTCAGGCTCCAAGATTCCTGACCCAAGGGATCTGCTGTGGGCTAGGAGGCTTCAATACAACGCGTTATACAGAGCAatgtgttttgttattgtttccagTTTATCCATGAGAAAAGTGAAGGTGGAAGTGCAACATCCTGCCAGAGTCAGAGTTTAGCAATACAGAGCTAGGTTTATATCCAGGGACTCTTAACTCCAAGCCGTGCTGCTAAGCAGGACAGAGTTAACTAACCACTGACCTgtgacaacaaccaaacaaccccccccccagacacacacacacacacacacacacacacacacacacacacacacaatttaactCTACGAACCCCAGATTCAGAAACTTACCCACTACAATAAAGTTTCCACATTTAGACACACACGCTGAGGATTCAATTCGATCTCCCAGAAGCTGTTCCCACCTCGTCTCCCCAGAGGACAGGTCGACAGCCTTCACTGTGTGCGAGTGCGAGCCAATATACACGGTTGTGGAGGGCTTATCCTGTACAGCCGCTCTCACCAGCAGAGGGGAGGCATCAACGCATTTGCCTGTGTCTGACCGCCACCTCTCCCGCAATGCCATCGCCATAGCCCCAACCACGGGGCTCCCCTGCTGAAAAAGTGGGGGCTTTTCCAAGTTTTCATCAGGAGCTGGAGGACTTAggctttttaatatctgagtgtTAGTCTGTGGGATTAAATCCAGAGAACAGACTGGCAGGCAGAGTCCTAACTGAGTTAAAAGCCTCCCAGCGCCAAGAGACAAAACCTGACTCCCTCTGCTCAGAGCGATCACGGAGTTGGTCTCGCCGGCATGGTTCGAAGGCCAGGCAGACTCCAGACGTGCAGGCTTCCCGCTGGCTTCCTCTGGATCAGCATCACTGAATTTCCTTTTTGTGGTGTAACTCCTGTTGGCTTTCCTGTCCTCCGGTGTGAACACGGCTTGAACGATGTGGTTGTAAACGTCTAAGAGGGAACTGCTGAGGATAACTTCCAGAAGGCCAGGGATGGCTGTCCCGGTGAGCCTCTCAATCTCACTGAGGAGCCGCATGGACTTGAGGGAATCCCCACCACTATCTAAAAAGACGGAGTTGGCGGGAACCTTCAGAGTATCCTCTGGATCCTCAGGGAGACACAGAATAGACTACAGAGGAGAGAACGGCAAGGATGGTAAGCGGTCCAAACCACCAAACCAAAGGACTTGACAATGTAGCAAGTGATACAGAGCTACAGTGCCTGTTTCACAGATAGCATCACTTTAAAGGCAGGGGGATGCtaacaattcaattaaaaatgattttctctAGACTAATGGTCATCACGGCACTACCAACTCTGTCAAGGGGTCGCTGTATAATTGCTAAATACAATTCCGCTTAGAGTAGGTATCCTATCTATAAAATAAGGAATAAACTCACAGAAACATCTGCTTTACCAACTAGCCCTCACAGCTGATATTCCCAACATGGAAATAACATCGATCCACGTCCCGTAAGTCAAACAGCTTTACAAGTGGAGTGATAAGAACGTAGCCCTCAGTTCCTAAGACCTACTAGCCAAATGCACACACTTCACAggacctttttgtttgttttttgagacagggtttctctgcacagCCCCGGCTAACCTGGAACTAGtactatagaccaggttggtgtCTCACTCAgtgatatgcctgcctctgtctccggaatgctgggattaaaggcgcatgccaccactgcctggctaaaatcTGTATCATATCTAAGAAGGCCTGCTTACCATTAAGGCACACATTAATAATGCCTTGAGCAGAAGTATGCAGCTACTGCAAGACTAGTGAGAGAAGCCCACGCGTAAGGCTAGCCCACTCGGAAGAGCATGGTTGTAacactgcaagagcagcaggcgcCGAGCCGCCCCTCGCAGGGGAAAGTAAGTCAGGCAGTAGGTAGACACCGGCACCTTTTAAACTACCTTTCTTCCAGTGAATGGCTTTGGAAGACATTTAATTAAACACTAACCTTTATTATGGACAAACTGGATTAAGGGAGGTATGCTAATTGGCATATACAATAACAGCAATAACATTCTTAAAATACTTTTACTGGCTTACTGGAGACACTAAAATTCCTTATAATGAATGAATTACAGAAatgaatttgcatttaaaaagttGTACCTTCCATAAATACTGTAATTTTCCCCAAAGTTCCTCTTTTCCATGGAGTTCATTCCTAGGCTGTGAGCTTATGTAGTCTAAATATATCTTGTTTAACTCAGAAACATCAACTTTGCCTTAATatgaagagaaaaaacaaacattaaaatagcATTTGAACTTTAACCAGGGTTTGCAGCTACGTAGTAGAGTATGTGTTGAGTGTACAAGATCCTAGGTGACTCACCCCATAAAATAAGCAACTGAGTCCATTTAGCCCCAGAGCCATTGTGTTTGTTGGTCACACTCTTCACTGTAAAGCTCAGAAATCATGGAGAACAGATAAGCAGTTTGTGGCCAAGGCTACAAAGACTGTAGTGAGTAACATGGAAGAGGAAAACAGGCCATTTATCTAAGTTAAAGAGTGCAAGATGTGGTagtgagtggggtggggggtactgcATACAAGTGAAACACAAGGAATGAAATTTACCTTGTATGAAAACGTTATAACAGGaggagcagtggtggcgcatgcctttaatcccagcacttgggaggcagaggcaggcagatttctgagttcaaggccagcttggtctacaaagtgatttccaggacagccaaggctacacagagaaaccctgtcttgaaaaaaccaaaaaaaaaaaaaaaaaaaaaaaaaaagtgtctgtgtgtatgtgcttggtgTGTAAGTCAGTACAGCTTTCAGGACTTGAGTGTCTCCTATCATACCATTAAGTCATCAAGCCACTAGACATACTTACTGAGCAACcacttttaccagctgagccacctctctggccccacattttcttttattaagcgGGTCTTACTATGCAGCTCGAGCTAGCGTCAAGCTTTGTAATtatcctacctcagcctccatagtgttgggattacaggtatgtggcTCTGTGTCTGATATATAGGAGTGTATGTAGCTTGGGCTACAAACTGAAATCAAGGCTACCCTGAAATAGCTATCAAGGTCCTGTTGCCAAAAAAGGTATATAGTTCGAAGCTAAGCAGCACTAGGCAGAACAGCAGTTCTCCCAGTGTGATGGTTCATTTTTCTGTCAACCTGTCTGAGTCTTGGGGTTGGCCCACTGTTTAACACTGATTAAACACTGTTTCTGTGTGCATCTAAATTGATATTACAGGATCAGATTAGCATGTCAATCACTGGACTCAGTACTGAAAGCAGTGTTCCCAAACTGGCTGGTGATCAGCCCAGCCCTTGGAGGcctgaacaaaacaaaagccagaagaaGGGAGTTAGCCTCAGCTTCAGCCTGGCCGTGTATGATGCCTGCTCATGGGGCTTAAACCACTggctctgctggctctcaggtCTCAACACTGAAAACCACAGTCCCGCTTTCTTAGGCCCTGTCCAGCCTGCAGTCATAGCATGAGAGCTCTGTCAGTTCCCTGTCATATTTTTATGTATCTATCTAAACACTAGATCTGTTTCTCTAGTGATCTCTGAGGAATACAGGCACTGACTAGCTGTGATGGCTGACTTGAAGGTCAACCTAACTGCATCCAGAGTCACCTAAAAAGCTGACAGATATCCCTGGCTGTGTCTGTGAGGATGTTCAGAGGATAATCGAACTGGGAAGGACCATTCCTGGAAGTGGGCTGTAGGCATAGCAAGAATCGAGGAGACAGCCTGACAAAGCCTGTCTTCgtccttctctctgtccctggtcCATCATCACATGATCTGAGctgctcactgagccatcccatcaTGGTGAACAGACACACCCTGAGACTGTGAGCCCAAATCTCTCCTCCCCTGTCAGGTACTGTCACAGGAATGCACGTGTAATTAATACTAAGCAAAATAACCTGGGGAGAAATTGCCCATCTGCAAACCACACGTCAGAAGAAGACTATCAGCTCACGGGAGCTAGTTACCAGGGTCTACCATAATTAACGCCAGTATCACTCACAATAGTCCTTCTGCAGCCATTGACCAACGAGCACCATTAGTGCTCTCCAGCACTGAGCACCCCACACCGCTTTGTCGCTTTACCATGGCATGTAAATGGCAGGGTATCGATCAGCACCATGTCATCAGGCAGGGCGTGTGCTGGAAGGTgtttctgcaattctttaaagATGCAGTCCTTTACTAAGTCAACTTTGGATACGATGAAGAGAATCAATCTTTCCTGATTATACCAAGTGACCGCGCAGGACTCCACCTGGCGAAGTTCTTCAGCAACCTGTAAGAGAGATCACCATCACTTACTCATGGAACCATCTTGAAATGAACTCCTGAAGGCTCAGATGTGCTGTCTAAACTCAGTACTGATAAAGTTACAAGGGTCTACCATAATTAACGCTAAAGCAAATAAACCAATGTATTTTCATGCATCTCAAAATCTATGTTGTCACTATACTTATTcttatgcgtgcatgtgtgcctgtgtgagctgtgtgcaccatgtgagtgcaggtgctggGGGAGACCAGAGCATGCtggatcccctgcagctggagttacacaaGGTTGGgagccatctgatgtgggtgctacaAAACCAAcccgggtcctctgaaagagcagtgagcACTGCTAACCttggagctgtctctccagcccattattGATTTTAAAATGGCCACCTCAAGCCAGGCTTGgaaacacacacctgtaatcccaacactaggaagCTCGAGGCAGGGAGCCTTGGAATTTCAGCCTCGCCTAGACTACATATagagactgcctcaaaacaaacaaacatcctcctgatggaaaaagagaaacagtgaATTACTCCTGCCTTTTATTGCAATTTTTGTTgtcgttgatttttttttctttaagataggCTTCTgctatagctcaggctggacttgaGCCGAAaccttcagcctcctgagtgacgTTCGcaggcatgcgtcaccacacccagctccatgTTTTTTGCTCTGATTAATTACAAATACAAAGGTGTCAGCTTTAGACAATGCCAATAAAAAATCTGGCATAGAAATCTGGTGACAGCTGCCTCTACTGACTTACATACAGGTAGATTTAGTTTTATTAAAATAGATTAAGATTTAATATGTAAGTGGCTCTACCTGTTGCACAAGTGCAATGTTAAGACGTTTGCCATGGCGCTTGATCTGGCTGTCCTTTCTTCCCAAGAAAAATATCTCTCCATCTTTCACAGTCACAAAGTCTCCTGTGGCTCTCATGGTGCCAAGGGGCACTGTCATTTCATCATCAAGAAAACACACTCTGTTCTTCCCACCTTTCAAAGACAAAGTTGAATGTCATAAAATCCATGGGAAATTGATTTACCAATATCAAAATCAAAGAACCTCTAAATTTCAGTAACTAAGACTCAAACCTTGATTATTTGTATTAAAATGAGGTGACTTTTAAATGATACCTgaaccgggcggtggtggcgcaagcctttaatcccagcacttgggagacagaggcaggcagatttctgagttcgaggccagcctggtctacaaagtgagttccaggacagccagggctacacagagaaaccctgtctcgaaaaaaaacataaaacaaaaaacaacaacaaaaaaaaaccaaaacaaaaaaaatgctaCCTGATAAAATTAGGCGCAGTAACTTACGGAGCTAgtaaagagataaaaataaatttatttataaaactatGTATGATTTTAAATATATCCTTAGAATACTGCTGCTAGACATAGTTTTATCTACAAATGCTAACATTTCAAGTTAACTTTCTAAATTATTAGAAACTGCATGTAAAATAATTCAGGTAAACTCTAAATATTTCAAGATTATGAAAAGATTAAAACTTATCACTGAAAAGTACATTCcacataaaaaaatcataaaatgaataaaaaacgaagctgatttttctttttggaaaacaaacaaacaacaaatacaaGCCAACCTAAAAATACTTGGCCAGTGCCTTCGAGAACTGGAGAACCATTTTGGTCTCTGACTTCAATCACCGTTCCAAGTAGTGGCGACCCCAGCTGCACAGGGGATTCATGTCTGCAAAAAACACACCCAGAGCAAGTTTAAGATTTTCATTTGAGCAGGCGATTTCCCAGTGTATTAAAATTATACTATAGCAAATAAAGACAAAACAGTTTACCGTACAATTCAAAGACTGCATGAGGAACAAGTCTGGCAGAAAGGGATGTGTTACCAATTCAGTCCCAAGAGGGTCTGCCAGGATCTCGAGATGAGTTACAGGAAAGATTTAGATTCTTAACTTGTACCACTAGATAAAATATCAGGACAGCGCCTGACAAACCCATTAGCCGGGTTAGGAGCACGGCTCCCAGGCAAGAGTGTGCTTCCTACGCAAGGACATGACTTGTACAGCCACCATGCTCAACTGCCACCCCAAACAAAAGTCACTCCCCCCAGCATTAGTGCTAAGGTCTCAGAAAGGGACAGCCCCTATCCTTGCACCCCTCTACTGAGCATAACTAAAGCCCTTACTTCACGGCAGAATTAAGAATCTCCTCTGGGATCCTGTAAAAAGTGGCCCAGCTGGATACCTCTGTGATACCATAGATGTTAAATATCTGGGTTCTGTTGCCTTTGCCTCGCCAGCTTTTGAGGATGGTCAGCGAGGGGAAGGCTTCCCCACCGAGGGCCAGGACTCTCAGAGACGTATGCGCTGACAGGACAGTGGACTTGATGAGCTCAGATCCAAATCTTCTCAGCAATGTTGGCGTTGCCTGGAAATGCAAACACACCACTTAGTTTCCTCCTAATTAATTCAAATTCTGCATTTGGAGCCCATGTGGACATTAaggctgtgtttttcttttttttttttttaatttaattatttacttgtttattttgtggtatgtttgtatgtgtgtgtgcctgcagaagccagaagagcatcatatgccttagaactggagttgtagGCATTTGGTAACAAACagacacaggtgctgggaactgaaccctgccCTATGAGAGAGCAGGAAATACTCTGACCCACtgggtcatctttctagccccaaggCTAATTTTCAACTGGCTTTTTATAAAAAGCCCTGAGTAAATATTTCACAGTGCATCCATGTTGTTGTACATATAAACAGCTCACTGCCTTTTTATCAAGTGGTTTCCACTATATAAATTAGGCCTTTTTCCATACAAAATCTAGGATCAACTTGTGAATTTCTACAGTGTTTTCTGGGATTTTGGTAGAACAGTACATGCAAATTATGTTACTGCACTCTTGACAATGCTGCAGTTGCTACATAAATGTCAGAAGCCTATTTGCACAGGTAGGTCTTTAATTTCTATCAACATTATACAGTTTTTAGTGGATGAGTCTTGCTACTCTTTAAACTTATTCC from Mus musculus strain C57BL/6J chromosome 5, GRCm38.p6 C57BL/6J carries:
- the Aasdh gene encoding beta-alanine-activating enzyme isoform X5; this encodes MTLQELVLRTASVYMDRTAVCFDEGNNQPPVCYSYKALLSAASELSHFLIAHCDFGGIREIGLYCQPGINLPSWILGILQVPAAYAPIDPDSPPSLSTYFMKKCDLKYVLVEKQQLSKFKSSHETVLNYDTVSVEHKDLALFRLHWEDGRVSTVLGDRADQHKVTDREDRVSAESRTPEKEHMDMRHDGCLAYVLHTSGTTGTPKIVRVPHACILPNIQHFRSLFDITQEDILFLASPLTFDPSVVEIFVSLSSGACLLIVPTSVKVLPSKLADILFSRHRVTVLQATPTLLRRFGSELIKSTVLSAHTSLRVLALGGEAFPSLTILKSWRGKGNRTQIFNIYGITEVSSWATFYRIPEEILNSAVKHESPVQLGSPLLGTVIEVRDQNGSPVLEGTGQVFLGGKNRVCFLDDEMTVPLGTMRATGDFVTVKDGEIFFLGRKDSQIKRHGKRLNIALVQQVAEELRQVESCAVTWYNQERLILFIVSKVDLVKDCIFKELQKHLPAHALPDDMVLIDTLPFTCHGKVDVSELNKIYLDYISSQPRNELHGKEELWGKLQYLWKSILCLPEDPEDTLKVPANSVFLDSGGDSLKSMRLLSEIERLTGTAIPGLLEVILSSSLLDVYNHIVQAVFTPEDRKANRSYTTKRKFSDADPEEASGKPARLESAWPSNHAGETNSVIALSRGSQVLSLGAGRLLTQLGLCLPVCSLDLIPQTNTQILKSLSPPAPDENLEKPPLFQQGSPVVGAMAMALRERWRSDTGKCVDASPLLVRAAVQDKPSTTVYIGSHSHTVKAVDLSSGETRWEQLLGDRIESSACVSKCGNFIVVGCYNGLVYVLKSNSGEKYWTFTTEDAVKSSPAVDPTTGLIYVGSHDQHAYALDIYEKKCVWKLNCEGALFSSPCVSLSPHHLYCATLGGLLLALNPLVLTVKRLSFTFVSSECVCVCHGSGT
- the Aasdh gene encoding beta-alanine-activating enzyme isoform X2 codes for the protein MTLQELVLRTASVYMDRTAVCFDEGNNQPPVCYSYKALLSAASELSHFLIAHCDFGGIREIGLYCQPGINLPSWILGILQVPAAYAPIDPDSPPSLSTYFMKKCDLKYVLVEKQQLSKFKSSHETVLNYDTVSVEHKDLALFRLHWEDGRVSTVLGDRADQHKVTDREDRVSAESRTPEKEHMDMRHDGCLAYVLHTSGTTGTPKIVRVPHACILPNIQHFRSLFDITQEDILFLASPLTFDPSVVEIFVSLSSGACLLIVPTSVKVLPSKLADILFSRHRVTVLQATPTLLRRFGSELIKSTVLSAHTSLRVLALGGEAFPSLTILKSWRGKGNRTQIFNIYGITEVSSWATFYRIPEEILNSAVKHESPVQLGSPLLGTVIEVRDQNGSPVLEGTGQVFLGGKNRVCFLDDEMTVPLGTMRATGDFVTVKDGEIFFLGRKDSQIKRHGKRLNIALVQQVAEELRQVESCAVTWYNQERLILFIVSKVDLVKDCIFKELQKHLPAHALPDDMVLIDTLPFTCHGKVDVSELNKIYLDYISSQPRNELHGKEELWGKLQYLWKSILCLPEDPEDTLKVPANSVFLDSGGDSLKSMRLLSEIERLTGTAIPGLLEVILSSSLLDVYNHIVQAVFTPEDRKANRSYTTKRKFSDADPEEASGKPARLESAWPSNHAGETNSVIALSRGSQVLSLGAGRLLTQLGLCLPVCSLDLIPQTNTQILKSLSPPAPDENLEKPPLFQQGSPVVGAMAMALRERWRSDTGKCVDASPLLVRAAVQDKPSTTVYIGSHSHTVKAVDLSSGETRWEQLLGDRIESSACVSKCGNFIVVGCYNGLVYVLKSNSGEKYWTFTTEDAVKSSPAVDPTTGLIYVGSHDQHAYALDIYEKKCVWKLNCEGALFSSPCVSLSPHHLYCATLGGLLLALNPVWRFAAGGPIFSSPCVSAAEQEIFFGSHDCFIYCCSKEGHLRWKFETTARVYATPFAFSNHPRSDDALLAAASTDGKLWVLESRSGELRSVYELPGEVFSSPVVWESMLVIGCRNNYIYCLDLLCGDKNNQV